ACATTGGCTGAACTACATGATGTCTTTGTTTTTCCACAGGAAAATACGACTTGAGCTACATTGACCCTGTAGTCATAGGCAGAGGTGTCTTTGAGGTTATCAATGGCTTCATGTGTAAAGTGACGGACGCCATACAAGACATTCTTTGTAGTGTTTTGGACACTTTTTTGGATACTGTGAAAGGTATATATCCGTCATGTTTGGGCAAGAATGTCTCTGTGATGTTGTGGTTGGACTGCGTCATGTAAAGTCAGGAGCAAAAAATTTGTTGTTTCATTTAAACAGTACCAAAAATGACACAGTAACAGACTAAACCTTGACTGGAATGCACTTCCTTTAAAATCGTAGTATTTAGTATGAgatagtctgctaaatgactaaaactaTGTGTTAATGGTACTTCTAAACAGCTGCTCTTCAATGGGTGGGCTTTAACCCCATGATAATCGTGGAGACTGTCTCTGAATGGATGAGCCCACTTTGGGCATACTTATGGAACCTACTGCAAGGTAAAATGCAGTAGAACTTAGTGTAACTTTCTTAAATttagtttaaaaaaagttttctcCTTCCACTATATTTTTGTAACCTTCAAAACTTTCTATAACCttcaaaaacacaatttgcGTCAGTTTACTTTGACTACAATTAAAGTGTTTAAGGTGTTTTGTTCCACCGGCACATAACTTTCGGTTTGAATTCCATCCTGGGTTTTTCAGGCATCCTAGATGTGAAGTTCAGTCCCATGACGGTTCTCACTAGAACAGTGGACATAATCATTGAGCAGAAGAACATTCTTGTGGACTACCTCTCCCACTTGCTAATGGGAGACCAAGGTATTGTTTTGCCTTTGACTTTCCTTCAACGAacaacagtgtgtctgtgtgtaaatctatattgtatactgtacaagCAAAGAATGGAAAGCTTTACCGAATTTAGAGCTTGTTTAGAAGGAGATTTATACTTGCTATGGGATGACTTTTCATGAGGGCAGAAGCTAACCTGCTGATATTTCCAAGGGGTCATTCCAGACATATCCTTTGACCCGATGCAAGTGGTCACAGATGCCATGGTGGAGATCACAGACAAGAGGAACACATTTCTGGCTTATCTGTCAAACATGATCATGGATGACAAAGGTATATTCTTCACCAGATTACAATATTATTGATAATTGAATGTTGGTATGTCTTTTCTGGGGGTTAGTGGATGTTGTTAATTAATTCAACTGCTTCTTAAAACATCCACTTACCTCGAAACCCCTTCCCCCGTGCCACATGACACCATTCAGTTACAAAGCAATTCCTGTTAGTAATGTGAGTCGTAATGTTTTAACAATATTGACCTATATTAGTTAcgtggtagttaatgtaaccttaatgtagaGTGTTGCCAATGTCTGTTCACTTACTGTAGGTGAATCTACACCATCTGAGATACATCTTATTAGGAGGAAAGGTCAGTAGTATTAATTGCTTTTTTTCTAGCCTTGTTTTGGTATTAGTATTTGATCTAGACACATATCCTCGTAAAATGTTTTCTTGATTCTGCATATATCCACTGATTATTGTCTCTTTATCCAATCCAAGGAGAGTTTCTACCACCTTTGGAAAAAGGTAAGCACTGTTATTTGCCCAGTTTATGACAAAGTTTTACAAAACTTGCATTTGCCATAGATAATTTGGAATCGATCAATAGAAGTTATTTCTTATAGTTGGTTTGGTTAGATTGGTTTGGTTGTCCTGTTTGTGGCAGTTACATCACAATGAATGAAGAGTTGTGTTTGCCATCACATTTGCTGTCAAACATATTTTTATCTATTTAAGACTGAACTTGCATATACCGTACATTACTGATCAAATTCTATTTTCATTCATCACTACACATGACTGCATGGGCAAACATCTGTGAACCAAGTCAATTAATCCCTTTCTGTTTAATTTAGTGTGAAATCATAAATACGTCAAGGCATGgtcattattttatgttaatgccGTGGTACAAACAATATAATAAACACATGACTGTGTGGTTTTTGACTTGTTGACTGCATATGTTATGTTTCATTTCTGTCGCAGTTTGTTCATTAAAAAACGGTTTTGTGATAATCTTCTGGCATTCCATGATTTCTGCACTCATTTGCACTGACATTGGTGTGCATATCAGTATTAGAGTGTACTGCATGAAAGGTCTTTGTGAAATGTGAACCTGGAATTGCATTTCTCCTCATGTCTTCACATCGCTGTTCCCACTCCAGCATTTTTCCAGCAACTTCTCTTTAACTTACTGATGAGTGACACCTGTTGTGTTGGATGGAATGTATTTCTTATATATCTTTTCCTTGGAATCTTTCATTTGTTCCCGCAATACTGCCACATGTGGTATGCATACAGTACGTTCTCTACGACTAACTTTACAAAGGATCGTGTACATAGGTGTCCACGGTTACCATATTCACCTCCCTCCATAAATTCAGTGTCCTAAACCCTGTGTTTGCATCTGCAACCTCTCACCTGTGACGAATGCTAATGGTGTTGTGTGGGGAGTGATAGAAACCAGTGACAGATAAAATGACTTGATGACACAGTTGCAGAACTGACACACACCAAAGAAGAGGACAAGATCAGTGTTCCTTCAGAGACGGAGAAGGAGAAATACGATGCAGCATCCATGGAGGATGtgaaagaggcagaggaggaccatggtatttaaaaaatatatgtttactTGATATACTAATTTGGCTTGTATCGACGAGAATCAGCTTCTGACAAGATATAGAACATGCTTGAGTAAGACACTCAATGTTTTCCTATTACGTCACTGATGTAGACAAAGATGATGAAGGAAATAGAGATCATGGAGAACCACTGGATGAAGAAGTCTCTGATGGTGGCGGCATGGAGGCAGAGTTGCAGGAAGAGGATGCCGACGAGACCAAGAACACGGAACATAAGCAGAAGAGGAATGTCCGCATAACCTACGAGAGGGTACGAAGAATAGGCTCAAAGGCCCACTTGAAAAAGGATAAAGAGCAACCAGAAGAGACAGATCATCAAGTCaaggtagaggaagagaagatagaaggagaggtggtggaagaagagaaggaaccACAGGAGGAGGCCCAACCCTTAGAGAAGGCTGTTGAGGCAGAAGATGACCATCAGGatgaaggaagagaagaaactaagaaacaggaggaggagaaagagaagactgGGGATCTTCATTTCAAACACCAGGTGGTATTAGAAGCTGGTGGTGACCAGGAACAGGACATGACAGGCATTGAACAAGATAAGGAAGGAGAGCAGGCTGTCGTAGAAGaggcagaagaggagaaggaggcaaaggagcagaagaaagaggaaaagcCTGGGAAGGAAGAggcaaaggaggaggaggaaccagCAAATGAagaggtgaaagaggaggagaaggaagagcaaCCAGTGAAGGAAGACAAGGCTGCCATAGAAGaagtggtggagaaggaggagctgaagaaggagaagaaagaagaagagccTGCAAAGGAAGaggtgatgatggaggaggaggatccaATGAAGGAAGAGGTCtcaaaggaggaggaagaaaaggtggaggtgaagagggagaaggaagagaaggataaggagatagaggaagaagagaaacatGAGCCAGTGAATGAAGAGGATGATCACGTCGTCCTGACAACTGAAAAGCTTGATGCTGTTGACATCATGACTGGTATTGCatctgaagaggaggaggaagaaaaggaaacAACACCTCCTGTTACTGATGATGAAGATTACTCTGACATCATTGATGATgatgaaaacaacaacaacagcgaaAGCAAGAAAACAGAACCCAAACGGAAGAGGAATGTCCATATTCCTTATGAGCGAATAAGGAGTATCGGATCAAGGGCCCATCTCAAACTTGATGAAGAGGCCCCCAAGGTGGAAGATTACCAAGGCAAAGACACAAAGGATGACAAAGGTATAtagattttatataaaaaattgATAATTGAATGAGCAAAGATGATCAAAGATTGTCAAAGATTGTGCAGTAGTACaaatggtgagtgtgtgaacaAATGAAAGCATGCATTTTTGTTACCCATCTGTAACATTTGTTTCCAAGGAAAGTTGTTAATCTTAAATGGCTGTCAGTAGCATAGCTATGCTAGTTTTGGTGACAAGttagttaaaataaatatttgttttgACTGTTGAGTTTGCGCAACTAACATTTTGGACTTGACGTTTTAGTGCATACACTTACAAATGTTTATTTCAAAGATTAAAGTGTAAAAAGGCTCAACATGATATATTTAATATCAGTGTTAGCCATTTTCATGTTTGGGACATGACATTCTAATATGACCTATAAATAGAACATTAGTTAAATATGAGTTCTGAGTTGGAATCTTTCCACGAAAATCCATGAGCTTACTGTCCAACCTTTAATGGTTCATGACATAGTTTTCTCAGACAATTAATAAAGTATACTGTAAATTTGACTAAATCATTACAGAATTGTTTTGATTGAGAGTCGTATAGTGACTTTGATTACCTAGgtcgtttttttaaacaaaatattattttaCCTGTGGTGTGAATAACAGAAGGGAAACAACATCTTGGATGAAACCTTGAAGTACACACATAGCCTTTCAAAAGCTACAGTGTTGTGTTCATCCAGTGTCTTgacacactgcaaaaaaaaatgttttatcacTCAGAACAACCCCACTTTGCAACACTACTGTGCCAAATACAGCAGCATCCAATCCAATAGCTGCAATATGATTTATGAACTTCAaatcaatttattttattttttatcacagtTCCTTGTCATATTTTATGTGTATTCATATACTACAGTAACATTGATGTGATTACTATGGAATTTAACTATAATAGTTGATGCCTTAAGTATCCTTTAACTTTGTATGCATGTACTTCGAATGATTCCCAGAACTACATGGTTATTATATCACCTAACCCTGCCTATGGTTAGAATCAGCAGAGTTCTTCTGCTGAATAAACGTACATGTATGTTATGTAGTTCTCAGGGAATCAACAGAAAGACGAGCAAAACAAGAGGTAGAGGAGGTTCTTAAAGGTAAGAAAGACTAGTTTCCCCATTTCATGACAAAAGCTGCAGTGCCAAAATATTTTTCATCTGATACCAAACACATGTATTATCTTATGGTGTTTGTTGTTGCTTATAGATCTCAGGGCTGCACAGGTCAGAAAATTGGAGAGAGTGCAAAGGAGGAAAGAGaatgaagagaaaaaagagaaacctGTGAAACTCGAGAGAAAgtctgagaaagagaaggaggaagagcttTCTGAGGAAAAGATTGAAGAGGCTAAGACCAGTGTGAAAAAGGCAGAAAAGCTACAGCCTAAAGGTAATATGCTGTACCTTGGCATTTTCTACTGTATTAAAGTGTCTTTCAGGATGCTATGAGATTTCTGCTGCATATGCTATACATGATGTTGTGCAGCACTGTGGACAAGTAATCCAAGTGTCATATTACACTTAATTTAATGACTTGTCCGTTGCTTTGCTTATACAGGATGTGCTGCTGCATGCACTTCCAGTCCACTTCCATTTTTAACATTATGaatcacatgacacacacacacacagacacatacaaacacatgtacacacacaaatacactggcacataatttatttttaaacaatGTTTGTTATTTCATAAAACAGATGAACTTCTGAAGAAGTCTGCCGAAGAAATAAAAGCAGTGAACGAGACTGGGCCTCTGAGGAGGAGATTTGCTCACCAGACTAAAATTACAGGTGGGCCGTCAAGACACTGTGTGGAAATACAATCATGTTTGACGTGAGCTAGGACTGAAATTGAGTAGGCCTACGTACGGTACATCATGTCAATAAATGTACTTAATTGTTATTTAAAGTTAAAATAAAATCAAAAACTGAAAAGGAGATGGAGGATGTTGTTGGACAACTTTTTGCATATCTATTCCATCACATTTTATCTATGTATTGTTATTTTCATGCGTGTCAATTCATTACTGTCCTCTGCTTAAACTACAGCCACTGAACCCAAGATGACAGTCAAGGAGTTGAAGGATGTGAAGGCCTACAAAACAGAGTCTGACAAGAAAGAGGTGAAGTCCGAGATGGAAGCCATCAAGATTGATGAGGAGGTGAAGCCAGAGAAAAAAGTGTTTGGCAAAAAAGTGGTAAAGGCCAAAAAGGAGGTTGAGGCCAAAGTGACATCAGAGAAAATAGAGGCTCACAAAAAAGAGACCAAGGCTGACAAGAAAGAGGTGAAGCCCGAGAAGGAAGCCATCAAGACTGATAAGGAGGTGAAGGCAGAGAAAGAAATGGTTGACAAAAAAGAGGTAAAGGCCGAAAAGGAGGTTGAGGCCAAGGTGACATCAGAGAAAATAGAGGCTCACAAAAAAGAGACCAAGGCTGACAAGAAAGAAGTGAAGCCCGAGAAGGAAGCCATCAAGACTGATGAGGAGGTGAAGCCAGAGAAAAAGGTGTTTGGCAAAAAAGTGGTAAAGGCCGAAAAGGAGGTTGAGGCCAAGGTGACATCAGAGAAAATAGAGGCTCACAAAAAAGAGACCAAGGCTGACAAGAAAGAGGTGAAGTCCGAGACGGAAGCCATCAAGACTGATAAGGAGGTGAAGGCAGAGAAAAAAGTGTTTGGCAAAAAAGTGGTAAAGGCCGAAAAGAAGGTTGAGGCCAAGGTGACATCAGAGAAAATAGAGGCTCACAAAAAAGAGACCATGGCTGACAAGAAAGAGGTGAAACCCGAGAAGGAAGCCATCAAGACTGATGAGGAGGTGAAGCCAGAGAAAAAGGTGTTTGGCAAAAAAGTGGTAAAGGCCGAAAAGGAGGTTGAGGCCAAGGTGACATCAGAGAAAATAGAGGCTCACAAAAAAGAGACCAAGGCTGACAAGAAAGAGGTGAAGCCCGAGAAGGAAGCCATCAagactgaggaggaggtgaagccaGAGAAAAAAGTGGTTGACAAAAAAGAGGTAAAGGCCGAAAAGGAGGTTGAGGCCAAGGTGACATCAGAGAAAATAGAGGCTCACAAAAAAGAGACCAAGGCTGACAAGAAAGAGGTGAAGTCCGAGACGGAAGCCATCAAGACTGATAAGGAGGTGAAGGCAGAGAAAAAAGTGTTTGGCAAAAAAGTGGTAAAGGCCGAAAAGGAGGTTGAGGCCAAGGTGAcatcagagaaaaaagaggcTCACAAAAAAGAGATTGAGgctgaaaagaaagaaatgaagcCTGAGAAGGAAGCCATCAAGACTGAGGACGAGGTGAAGGCAGAGAAAAAAGTGGTTGACAAAAAAGTGGTAAAGGCCGAAAAGGAGGTTGAGGCCAAGGTGACATCAGAGAAAATAGAGGCTCACAAAAAAGAGACCATGGCTGACAAGAAAGAGGTGAAACCCGAGAAGGAAGCCATCAAGACTGATGAGGAGGTGAAGCCAGAGAAAAAGGTTTTTGGCAAAAAAGTGGTAAAGGCCGAAAAGGAGGTTGAGGCCAAGGTGACATCAGAGAAAATAGAGGCTCACAAAAAAGAGACCAAGGCTGACAAGAAAGAGGTGAAGCCCGAGAAGGAAGCCATCAagactgaggaggaggtgaatcCAGAGAAAAAAGTGGTTGACAAAAAAGAGGTAAAGGCCGAAAAGGAGGTTGAGGCCAAGGTGACATCAGAGAAAATAGAGGCTCACAAAAAAGAGACCAAGGCTGATAAGAAAGAGGTGAAGCACGAGAAGGAAGCCATCAAGACTGATAAGGAGGTGAAGGCAGAGAAAAAAGTGGTTGACAAAAAAGAGGTAAAGGCCGAAAAGGAGGTTGAGGCCAAGGTGACATCAGAGAAAATAGAGGCTCACAAAAAAGAGACCATGGCTGACAAGAAAGAGGTGAAGTCCGAGACGGAAGCCATCAAGACTGATGAGGAGGTGAAGGCAGAGAAAAAAGTGTTTGGCAAAAAAGTGGTAAAGGCCGAAAAGGAGGTTGAGGCCAAGGTGACATCAGAGAAAATAGAGGCTCACAAAAAAGAGACCATGGCTGACAAGAAAGAGGTGAAACCCGAGAAGGAAGCCATCAAGACTGATGAGGAGGTGAAGCCAGAGAAAAAGGTGTTTGGCAAAAAAGTGGTAAAGGCCGAAAAGGAGGTTGAGGCCAAGGTGACATCAGAGAAAATAGAGGCTCACAAAAAAGAGACCAAGGCTGACAAGAAAGAGGTGAAGCCCGAGAAGGAAGCCATCAAGACTGATGAGGAGGTGAAGCCAGAGAAAAAGGTGTTTGGCAAAAAAGTGGTAAAGGCCGAAAAGGAGGCTGAGGCCAAGGTGACATCAGAGAAAATAGAGGCTGACAAAAAAGAGACCAAGGCTGACAAGAAAGAGGTGAAGCCCGAGAAGGAAGCCATCAAGACTGATAAGGAGGTGAAGGCAGAGAAAAAAGTGGTTGACAAAAAAGTGGTAAAGGCCGAAAAGGAGGTTGAGGCCAAGGTGACATCAGAGAAAATAGAGGCTCACAAAAAAGAGACCAAGGCTGACAAGAAAGAAGTGAAGCCCGAGAAGGAAGCCATCAAGACTGATAAGGATTTGAAGGCAGAGAAAAAAGTGGTTGACAAAAAAGAGGTAAAGGCCGAAAAGGAGGTTGAGGCCAAGGTGACATCAGAGAAAATAGAGGCTCACAAAAAAGAGACCAAGGCTGACAAGAAAGAGGTGAAGCCCGAGAAGGAAGCCATCAAGACTGATGAGGAGGTGAAGCCAGAGAAAAAGGTGTTTGGCAAAAAAGTGGTAAAGGCCGAAAAGGAGGTTGAGGCCAAGGTGACATCAGAGAAAATAGAGGCTCACAAAAAAGAGATCAAGGCTGACAAGAAAGAAGTGAAGCCCGAGAAGGAAGCCATCAAGACTGATAAGGATTTGAAGGCAGAGAAAAAAGTGGTTGACAAAAAAGAGGTAAAGGCCGAAAAGGAGGTTGAGGCCAAGGTGACATCAGAGAAAATAGAGGCTCACAAAAAAGAGACCAAGGCTGACAAGAAAGAGGTGAAGCCCGAGAAGGAAGCCATCAAGACTGATGAGGAGGTGAAGCCAGAGAAAAAGGTGTTTGGCAAAAAAGTGGTAAAGGCCGAAAAGGAGGTTGAGGCCAAGGTGACATCAGAGAAAATAGAGGCTCACAAAAAAGAGACCAAGGCTGACAAGAAAGAAGTGAAGCCTGAGAAGGAAGCCATCAAGACTGATAAGGAGGTGAAGGCAGAGAAAAAAGTGGTTGACAAAAAAGAGGTAAAAGCCGAAAAGGAGGTTGAGGCCATCAAGGAGTCAAAATCCATTAAGGTAGTTAAGCCCAAAGTGACAGCAGAGAAAAAAGAGGGTGACAAAAGAGAGGTGAAGGCCGACAAGAAGCCGGTGAAGGCTGAAAAGGAGGTGATGCCCAAGAAAAAACAAGCTGACCAAAAAGAGGTGAAGGTTGAGATGAAGGAGGTGAGGGCCGAGAAGGAGGGGAAAGTCCCAAAAGGGTCGAAGGCCGACATAAAGCCTACTTTGAAAAAGGCCGATCTTGATGTCAAAGAAACAGGTTAGATCCCTCTACACATCTATGAACACTGATACTTAAATGTGTCAAATAAATCATAAACATATTCTTGTAGTTAAAGTAGGTTTCACAAGGCTCCCATGCTTATCAtacaaaatattatgttgaagtTATGTAGAATTAATTATTAGCCTGATCCTCTGCATCGTCACAACTTTTTTGGGCTTCTAGACGATCCACCTAGAACAATACTTGTCCAGACAAAGGAAGACAAAGAGATCAAACTTCCAAAAGAGAAGGCACCTTATGTTGTTAAGAAAGAAGGTATAGTTTGCCACATTTTTGAGTATATTGCTGGTTTCTCGTAAAACAAAATGGCCTTACTATTGAACATAGTACAGTATGCGAAACAAGTATGTTTTAACGACTTAGCTTGCTTGATGACTAGCACCGTCTGAGACATAATCAAAAAATAAAAACCAGTAttaaaaaagcttttaaaaaacTATATAAATCATACCCAACATACCATAGGCCTATGCCGTACTTTACTATAAAGCAGTTTATATTGTAAAGTATAAGCAGTGCCTTGAACGTTGGCTTTTTGATGTCCATTTGATGTTTTTAGCATAGAAACCTGCAATCAACATCTACTATGTACTCTGACAGTGCCTCTTCTGTTATTTCACTCAATCTTCTGATGATACTGAAATTAACAACCAGGCCTAATTAACAACGTTAGTTTTTCTGTATCATAATCTGCGTAATTTTTTTTTGAGCTTTACACTTGAAAATAATTTGCCTTTTAAATGCAAGTGATTTCAATTTGACAAACTGAAATTTCCTTAATTGCTGAAATAATACTATTAATATTAAATAGGTGCAACTAAAATGGCAGTAGTGAAAGAGGCgaaggaaaaaaagacagaTTGCAAAAAACATTAATCCCAAAAAATTGTGGATTGTTGATTTGACTATTAACCCgttaaaaatattattatatatgataTGCATGTAAATGTATGTCTATTTTCCTATAAGCTAAGGCTACAAACCCTACTTTAGATTCCTCTGAAAAAATAGATATTTTGAGTGGAAAATATGGATTCCAATGTTTTAAAATTTTACTTTTACTGTTACTGTTTAGAAGCAGAAATCGTTAAAGAAAGGACCAAAGCTTCTCCTGCAAAGAAAGGTATCAAATTCCTACAATTTTCCTGTATTCCTTGTAATGTTATGTCACTTGTCACTTATGCAGTATTTGTGGTATTTTCTTTTACTTATAATAGAAGTTGAAGTTGACAAAAAGGCCAAACCTTCTCTAGCTAAGAAAGGTATACAACTGTTTTACTTTTTTATGtgatttaaatgtaaattaatttaATTTGAAATCAAATTCAAATGATCATTTTGTTTAGATACGGAACCTGCAGAACCAACTAAAGTTCCCAAACCAACTCCTCCAAAGAAGGGTAAGAAGGATTTATTTAGACAATATACGATTTTAATTTTATGGATGTGAATGGTGATGACACAGCAAAAAAGTTATTTATTGTGTAAAGAATAGTCTGATGTAAAACCAAATTTGTCTCATCCAGAAACTGAAATTATCAAAGAAAAGACTTTATAAACTTTAAAAAAGAAATTCACAATTCCATTCTGCTGtacacatttatgtatttcaAATCTTGTTTCACTTACAGTCATAATTTTATTTAGAGGTTAAAGCTGTGAGATTAATAACATTCAAGTTGGCTATAATATGTGACAGAAGATGTAACACTtttatcattttattttatgaACTAGAAGCAGAACCTCCAAAAGAGAAGGCCAAGAAGGCAGGTCCTTCTATAAAaggtacacattcacacatttatTTAGTCCTTCAATTTAACCAATGTAGGCTTTCAAACAGCAAACAAACAACCCTTGATCCTATTCAATATCGAAATATACTGCCTTTGGTAACATGAATGTTTGGTGTTGCAGAGACTGCTGCTTCTAAAGAGAAGACCAAGACAGTTGTTGAAAAGAAAGGTAAGACCTTTTAAATTTCACATGTATCGATTAATCATTTTGCAATCTCAGTGCATCACATCAAATCTACTATTCAACGTGCATCTACCATTAGTCCAGTGGTAATGGTTGAGCTTACACATTTGTATGTTATTTTGACAGAGCAAGAGGGCACCCACAAGAATGCTTCTCTTACCAAGGAGAGGGTGAAAGTAGTGCCAATGAATAAAGGTATTCCTTTTTCTTCCCGCTCATAATACCTAACATGTTGAAAGTGATGTCAGTTACTGTTAAAAGTTACTATTAATTGCTGTAGAATACATATACAATGTAGACTAGAGTAAAGTAGGCAGACGTACTAGAGCAGTTGCTATGGTAGCCATTGCTTTGTATCTCTACATTGGCAAACTTGAACAATTTCACTGAACATGTTTTTGGCTGAAGAAACATTGTAACATTTATCCGTCTTAGATCTTGAAGTTACTAAAGAGAGGCCAAAACCAACTACAATGAAGACAGGTATAGTAGAGTATACTgtttacatttaaatatttgtatgtttatttttGCTGAAGGAGGCATTAaagcatactgtactgtatatcctTGTAGAAGCTGTCACATCAAAGGAAAAATTAAG
The Osmerus mordax isolate fOsmMor3 chromosome 9, fOsmMor3.pri, whole genome shotgun sequence genome window above contains:
- the si:ch211-266g18.10 gene encoding axoneme-associated protein mst101(2) isoform X10, with amino-acid sequence MEAAAPQADGHTRETEHMSSPPKAPGFWLLRTLSFSVELLVALAFLLCWIGAGVMMFEIVEYKGVTDIQEIVMDPMKAINEAVDDISNLFNGAQELVPELDPMTAINFATEEITDAKEEFVSYLSDEEGNFYLSYIDPVIIGRGAFEATNDLMCEAGSAIQDTLCAVFDTILDLLKGKYDLSYIDPVVIGRGVFEVINGFMCKVTDAIQDILCSVLDTFLDTVKAALQWVGFNPMIIVETVSEWMSPLWAYLWNLLQGILDVKFSPMTVLTRTVDIIIEQKNILVDYLSHLLMGDQGVIPDISFDPMQVVTDAMVEITDKRNTFLAYLSNMIMDDKGESTPSEIHLIRRKGEFLPPLEKVLRESTERRAKQEVEEVLKDLRAAQVRKLERVQRRKENEEKKEKPVKLERKSEKEKEEELSEEKIEEAKTSVKKAEKLQPKDELLKKSAEEIKAVNETGPLRRRFAHQTKITATEPKMTVKELKDVKAYKTESDKKEVKSEMEAIKIDEEVKPEKKVFGKKVVKAKKEVEAKVTSEKIEAHKKETKADKKEVKPEKEAIKTDKEVKAEKEMVDKKEVKAEKEVEAKVTSEKIEAHKKETKADKKEVKPEKEAIKTDEEVKPEKKVFGKKVVKAEKEVEAKVTSEKIEAHKKETKADKKEVKSETEAIKTDKEVKAEKKVFGKKVVKAEKKVEAKVTSEKIEAHKKETMADKKEVKPEKEAIKTDEEVKPEKKVFGKKVVKAEKEVEAKVTSEKIEAHKKETKADKKEVKPEKEAIKTEEEVKPEKKVVDKKEVKAEKEVEAKVTSEKIEAHKKETKADKKEVKSETEAIKTDKEVKAEKKVFGKKVVKAEKEVEAKVTSEKKEAHKKEIEAEKKEMKPEKEAIKTEDEVKAEKKVVDKKVVKAEKEVEAKVTSEKIEAHKKETMADKKEVKPEKEAIKTDEEVKPEKKVFGKKVVKAEKEVEAKVTSEKIEAHKKETKADKKEVKPEKEAIKTEEEVNPEKKVVDKKEVKAEKEVEAKVTSEKIEAHKKETKADKKEVKHEKEAIKTDKEVKAEKKVVDKKEVKAEKEVEAKVTSEKIEAHKKETMADKKEVKSETEAIKTDEEVKAEKKVFGKKVVKAEKEVEAKVTSEKIEAHKKETMADKKEVKPEKEAIKTDEEVKPEKKVFGKKVVKAEKEVEAKVTSEKIEAHKKETKADKKEVKPEKEAIKTDEEVKPEKKVFGKKVVKAEKEAEAKVTSEKIEADKKETKADKKEVKPEKEAIKTDKEVKAEKKVVDKKVVKAEKEVEAKVTSEKIEAHKKETKADKKEVKPEKEAIKTDKDLKAEKKVVDKKEVKAEKEVEAKVTSEKIEAHKKETKADKKEVKPEKEAIKTDEEVKPEKKVFGKKVVKAEKEVEAKVTSEKIEAHKKEIKADKKEVKPEKEAIKTDKDLKAEKKVVDKKEVKAEKEVEAKVTSEKIEAHKKETKADKKEVKPEKEAIKTDEEVKPEKKVFGKKVVKAEKEVEAKVTSEKIEAHKKETKADKKEVKPEKEAIKTDKEVKAEKKVVDKKEVKAEKEVEAIKESKSIKVVKPKVTAEKKEGDKREVKADKKPVKAEKEVMPKKKQADQKEVKVEMKEVRAEKEGKVPKGSKADIKPTLKKADLDVKETEAEIVKERTKASPAKKEVEVDKKAKPSLAKKDTEPAEPTKVPKPTPPKKEAEPPKEKAKKAGPSIKETAASKEKTKTVVEKKEQEGTHKNASLTKERVKVVPMNKDLEVTKERPKPTTMKTEAVTSKEKLRSAASIKEAGVSHRNVSLTKERVKVVPREAEAPKQKTKPAAPEKETLLKEKTKTSSSKKVLEVPKEKVKTAPVKKEPEVLKEKAVKEEQDVAKEKAKPAPAKKEPDAPKSKTKQESVKKESETLRREEKEKAKTAIKKEAEFSHRNISLTKERVKVVALKKVVLEPEATKDKAKPTALKKEPTAKKEKAKSVFVKKDPEATKVVKSAPAEKGTFSHLAAIKPKERVVPPVLRKADISRQKVKSVARKKEPEAQKEKSKSTATKKEPVTMKELKAANIKKGDTKENVKPTSTVTERDVPEKAKTNTVKKVTEDRVLKEKQRLEPAKKGISHIADPVESDNLSTEDEMPYFQCFFVDEDDVQYPFYPFSPLQM